Sequence from the Pseudomonas sp. 7SR1 genome:
ACCCCTCAACCGCGCCTGGCTGCCCCAACGAGACCACGCCGGTCGCAGCAGCGTGCCCGGTGTCTACCTGGCCGGTGACGGCGCCGGCATCATGGGTGCCGATGCCGCGGAAATGGCCGGCGAGCGGGCGGCCCTGGCCGCACTGGAAGATCTCGGTTACCGGGTCGATCCGCAGCGATGCGCTCAGCTGGAACAGACCCTGGAACGCATCGGCCATTTCCGACAAGGCCTGGAACGTGCCTTCGCTTTCCCCGAGAACTGGGCCAAGGATGCTGCCGACGAGCTGATGATATGCCGCTGCGAAGAAGTCAGCGCCGGCGACATCCGCAGCGTGGTGGCTGAAGGTCACTGGGAGATCAACCGGGTCAAGGCCCATTGCCGGGTCGGCATGGGCCGTTGCCAGGGCCGCATGTGCGGTGCCGCCGCGGCGGAAATCATCGCCAGCGCAAGCGCCCGCCCCGTCTGTGGGATCGGTCGCCTGCGGGCGCAGGCACCGATCAAGCCGTTGCCCTTTGGCCTGGAGGTCGAGCCGTGATCGACGTAGACGTGATCATCATCGGCGGCGGTATCGTCGGCGCCTCGGCGGCCTTGTTCCTGAGCAAGGCCGGACGCCGGGTGGCGTTGCTGGAGCGCGATTTCTGCGGCGCTCACTCCAGCGGCGTGAATTATGGCGGCGTGCGGCGCCAGGGGCGGCCACTGTCGCAACTGCCGTTGTCGCAACGGGCCCACGAAATCTGGAGCCAGTTGCCGCAGCTGATCGGCATCGACGGTGAATACCAGCGCAGCGGCCACTTGAAACTGGCCCGCAGCGCCGAGGACCTGCGGGCACTGCACGATTATGCCAGCGCCAGCCAGGGCTTCGGCCTCGATCTGCAACTGCTCGATCGCGATGAGCTGCATGCCCGTTTCCCTTGGGTCGGTGCCGTCGCGGTCGGGGCCTCCTTCTGCCCGGAGGATGGTCACGCCAATCCACGGCTGGTGTCCCCCGCCTTCGCCCAGGCCGCTCGCCGGCATGGCGCCCAGGTCCATGAACAATGCGCCGTCGACAGCGTGGAGCACGATGGCCAGCGCTTTACCGTGCGTACCCGGGTGGGCCCGCGGCTCCAGGCTCCCTGGCTGTTGAACTGTGCTGGCGCCTGGGCCAGCCATTTCGCCGCGCAGTTCGGCGAAGCCGTGCCCATGCATGCCGGG
This genomic interval carries:
- a CDS encoding NAD(P)/FAD-dependent oxidoreductase, coding for MIDVDVIIIGGGIVGASAALFLSKAGRRVALLERDFCGAHSSGVNYGGVRRQGRPLSQLPLSQRAHEIWSQLPQLIGIDGEYQRSGHLKLARSAEDLRALHDYASASQGFGLDLQLLDRDELHARFPWVGAVAVGASFCPEDGHANPRLVSPAFAQAARRHGAQVHEQCAVDSVEHDGQRFTVRTRVGPRLQAPWLLNCAGAWASHFAAQFGEAVPMHAGHPAMLVTEPLPLVMDASTGVEGGGIYARQVARGNCVLGGGQGFALDEARARPGQNAVLEILRQAVELYPFLEGAQAIRTWSGTEGYLPDRQPVIGPSSTQPGLLHAFGFAGAGFQIGPAVGQALTEIICCGASNTSLDAFSITRFHSISVA